In Desulfuromonas acetexigens, the genomic stretch CTTCGCCGTAGCGCCATTCGGTGCGCTCGGGCAGGGCGGTCCAGAAAAAGGTCACCGCCGCCTCCCCGGCAAAGCCCTGCCCCCGAGCGGCGGCGACGACCCGGGCCGAAAGCTGGTCGGGTGTCTGCTCCAGCAACAGGGCGTGGTCAAGGGGGAGGTAACGGTAAAGACCGGGCGCCAGTCCCTCGACCCG encodes the following:
- a CDS encoding SagB/ThcOx family dehydrogenase, producing RVEGLAPGLYRYLPLDHALLLEQTPDQLSARVVAAARGQGFAGEAAVTFFWTALPERTEWRYGEASYKVIALDAGHLCQNLYLACEAVGAGTCAIAAYDQQLADDLLGLDGDDEFTIYLAPVGKVRQE